The Fusarium musae strain F31 chromosome 10, whole genome shotgun sequence genome window below encodes:
- a CDS encoding hypothetical protein (EggNog:ENOG41): MPSHENEYEINTHSSTARSRADFPWHPLQTRIQDVIPPRRLIIVGDVHGHLPELKKLLKKVSYNRSNGDKLMFVGDLINKGPDSPGVVQLAIELGACAIRGNNEDRVLAAHSAIKRGEDKKLVERLKRLALEAESENEVKEGEAAVAEAKEDLKSISPEDLKPYSSESDLTTAANLTDEQISWLASQPLILRIKLRKGATSPPWNSGTLLVAHGGLVPLLPLEEQDPWAVMNMRGLVYRNPAAKVTEPIRAGLLKGAKSRTRRYAAYHDTTDAGIKAELEKWADAVNNGEGFSGEYKEGVIGFPLETREGHWWIDAWNRWQNSIEDPEKRSIVVYGHDARVGIQVGKDSPGVARYTFGLDSGCVYGKSLTAMVIDQKGDGKGLSHSIVQVDAIKQDEENE; this comes from the coding sequence ATGCCCTCTCACGAAAATGAATACGAGATAAATACCCATTCCTCTACCGCGCGCTCTCGTGCCGATTTTCCGTGGCATCCCTTGCAGACTCGTATTCAAGATGTCATCCCCCCACGCAGACTCATTATCGTCGGTGACGTACACGGCCATCTGCCCGAACTGAAGAAATTACTCAAAAAAGTTTCGTATAACAGATCCAATGGCGACAAACTTATGTTTGTTGGAGATTTGATCAACAAGGGTCCTGATAGTCCCGGTGTTGTCCAGTTGGCGATTGAGCTCGGGGCATGTGCGATAAGAGGGAATAATGAAGACAGGGTGCTTGCTGCGCATTCTGCTATCAAAAGGGGGGAGGATaagaagcttgttgagaggttgaagaggctggCACTTGAAGCGGAAAGTGAGAACGAGGTCAAAGAGGGCGAAGCGGCCGTAGCTGAGGCGAAGGAGGATTTGAAGTCAATATCACCGGAGGATCTCAAACCTTACAGTTCGGAAAGCGACTTGACAACTGCCGCCAATCTTACCGATGAGCAAATCTCTTGGCTGGCTTCGCAGCCGCTGATTCTACGGATCAAACTACGAAAGGGAGCGACATCACCGCCCTGGAACTCTGGGACTCTGCTTGTCGCGCATGGCGGTCTGGTCCCCTTACTTCCACTggaagaacaagatccaTGGGCCGTCATGAACATGAGAGGACTGGTATACCGAAACCCAGCAGCTAAAGTCACTGAGCCCATTCGAGCAGGTCTACTGAAGGGAGCCAAGAGTCGGACGCGACGTTATGCGGCATACCATGATACCACTGATGCAGGTATAAAAGCCGAGTTGGAGAAATGGGCAGATGCTGTTAATAACGGCGAAGGCTTCAGTGGTGAGTACAAAGAGGGTGTTATTGGATTTCCCCTCGAAACTCGAGAGGGTCATTGGTGGATTGATGCTTGGAATCGATGGCAGAACTCGATTGAGGATCCCGAGAAGCGCAGTATTGTCGTCTACGGACATGATGCAAGAGTTGGGATACAAGTTGGTAAAGACTCGCCCGGGGTTGCGAGATATACCTTTGGTCTGGACTCTGGCTGTGTATATGGGAAGAGCTTGACGGCTATGGTCATTGACCAGAAGGGGGATGGCAAGGGACTGTCACATTCGATAGTCCAGGTTGATGCGATCAAGCaggatgaagaaaatgaaTGA